A segment of the Zingiber officinale cultivar Zhangliang chromosome 8B, Zo_v1.1, whole genome shotgun sequence genome:
ACTATAGAAGAGTATTGCTAATACATGTTTCATGGCGGGAGTGTTCCCCGACTTTAATATCAAATCATACAAAATTGTAATGTAAGATCTTAAGAATCATCATATAAGTGGCTTAAGGATATCCTCGTCGACATATTAGGATAAGATCTCGTCAACATGGTGATGCCTCCAACAGTGCTCGGAGTTGGTGATCTCTAAATAATAGATACTGTGTAACCCCCCTAATTCTCTTGGTGATCAACGTTCCTATAGAGATGTTCTTCCACTCTGAGGGACAGGAAGACTAATGGTAGCAATAAATGGCAAACAATCTTCTATCTCCGACTGTTTGCTGTCTTGGACTTGTTTAGGTCCGCAAGCTCCTCGATCAACTTTCTTTCCTCACTGCTTAATCTCTTTGGAATTTCCACCTGCACTCGAACCAACTGATCTCCCCGGTTGTTTCGCTTACCGAGGTAAGGGACACCCTTTTTGGCCATTACCAAAGTTGAACCTGGCTGCGTCCCAGCTGGAATCTTCAGATCTATTGATCCATCCACTGTAGGAACATTCATGGTAGTCCCTAAGATAGCATCAATGTAGGATACCTTGCAATCATAAAGAATGTTGGTTCCCTCCCTTTTAAGCACAGGATCTGAGCGAACTTCGATGAAGACATAAAGGTCACCGGGAGGACCACCTCTCCTTCCagcattcccctccgaccggacccTCAGCCGGCTACCAGAGTCAACTCCTGGTGGCACCTTCAGACTAATTTTCTTTGTCTTCCTCACACAGCCATCCCCGTTGCAGGTGCTGCATGGGGTAGAGTATTCACCCGTACCATCACAAGTTGAACAAGTCATGACCTGCTGGAATACACCCAGTGGTGTCCTTGCAGAAGAGACGACCTGACCTTGACCTCCACAAGTTCTGCATTTGCGTGTCTTTGTACCTGGTTTGGCACCAGATCCATTGCATGTTCCACAACTTTCTAGCCTTGTAACTTCTATATCTTTCTCAACACCAAAAATTGCATCTTTGAAATTTAGGACAAGATTATAACCCTCGTCATCACCTTGCATAGGTCTGTTGCGAGCACCTCTCGTTCCACCCATCCCACCCATGCCTTCAAATAATGACTCAAATAGATCGAATGGATTGTTGAAATCCTGCAGTTAACAGAACCAATAATAAAAATTCCTACAAAAAGGctatttaaaattaacatttataTGGCAATCTGCCTCCATAGCATACGCACCCCCATGCCCATGTCAGCACCTTTGAGGCCTGCTTCTCCGTACTTATCATACAGAGACTTTTTTTCATTATCAGCTAAAACCTGTAATATAGAGCTGTCAGTAACAGTGGTAAACAAGGAATGATGCTTATTGTGAAATATTGGGAACAAACATAACAAAAAGAATAACCTCATATGCATTACTAATCTCCTTAAACTTTTGCTCTGCTCCTGATTCTCTGAAACATATAACACCAATAATAAGACCACCTAAAGTTTAAGAACACTCATATATCAAAAAAGCTTGCAGAAGATAGAAAACCACTAAACATCATTTAACTAAGATATTTTAtagaataaattataaatagttgcatTTCTAAAGATGACCAGTCACTCCAGTATACatcaacaaatagaaaaatgattGTCACCAAGTTATATTCAGTGTAAAGGGCTTACAGGATACGGTTTAGGCTGCAAAAAGGGTCAGCAAAACAAGCACCATACGTCATCCAAGAGGAAAATCTCAAACCTTACTACTATAGCCACACAGAAGACAAACGGCCTCTGAATATGGCCTTACCTAGAAGCAAAGAGGGTATTCAAATACTACAtatgatttaaaacaaaaaatatgtAATATGTATGATCTAGCACCATGCTTCATCGAAGAGAAAAACCTCAAACTTTACTACTATAACCACATAGAAGACAAATGGCCTCTAAATATGGCCTTACCTAGAAGCAAAGAGGGTAAGCAAATACTGTGTATGATCCACATAAAACCAAAAAAGCATTGCAATATATATGATCTCAATTTCTAGCTGCAATAAATTATGATTATGACGATTAGTCATTCTAAAATGGCTGAAGCGATTGGCTTGTCACTTGTGTGTTTGTATATTACATAGGCAGCAAGATTACcaatacatttacttttccagTATGCAAGAGGCTGAAGAAATCTCAATGTCAATAGAAAAAGTAGTTtgttaatatttaaaattgataAACCTAATTAGCAGGAACATTCTGTTTTGCCTTTCAGTATTAGGTGGCATAAATTCTAAATTTGATGACAAGCATGAAGTAGCAGCAATAAGCTGGATAAGCATTGATTAACTTGCTTACTGGATCAATGATTATGGTACAAGTCTTCATGTCAAGCATAAAAAATTGGCGCTTTCTAGTCAAGCGTTCTGTTTTACCTTTCAGTATGAGGTGACAGAAATTCTAAATTGGATGACAAGAATGAAGTAGCAGTGGTAAGCTGGATAAGCATTGATTAACCTGCTGCTTGAATGATAATGGTACAAATCTTCACGAAAAGCATAAAAAATTGACACTTTCTATGGGGTCATACTTCACTAATATCAATCACATCATTTATTTTAAATGCACATGATGCTCCTGAATTCATAATATAGTCCAAACTTCCATAACCCAGATTAAGTACCACATTGCAACTTAATGTGATTATAATTCTTAaacacaaaatatttttttatttgtttttctgaAAGCAGTATACTATCTTCTATTTCATGATTTTGAACAAATAACACACACACTCCAACCCTAACAAGTCAACAACAACCATCATAAATGTTGCCATTTAACACATAAAACACACTTTACACTCACTTATTGACATCAGGATGATAACTCCTAGCAAGCTTCCTGTATGCTGCACGACAACAAAACAAGCACCATCTTAGTAGTTAATTGTAGATAAATTGTTTACGGCAATAGATAAATTTGGGATAAGAAGAGTTCAATGACGAAAAGACTAGGAGATAGTTCGCTAAAGTACAAGTTATCTTGTAGTCTTAAGCATGGCGATGTGCCAATATATTAATAAAACATTATCACCATGCTACAGTTAGAAGACCAAACGAGACCTAAAATCTTACATACTTAGCATAAGGCTCTGCCCTGCAAGTTGAATTACATAGGCTTGCAAACTCAACTGATTTTTCTTGTTTTTTGAGGATGCAACCTCTAATGGACACTTGATCTAAATATTCTAGTATTTAAAGTATATTTTTTTCAGATAATGAGTATACCTTTATCACAtgataaaatatctcttttccaTAAACATCAACTGTCAAAATAGTTTGGGATTGTTTACGATCAGATGTAACatcctttgattttgtatatctCAAAAGCCAAAAGTATCCATAAATTACAAATGATATTGGTAGGAGTTCTATCTCAACAGTCAACATTATCTAAGAGCCTGAATCTGCAACCAGATCCTATTATATAACAGCAATCAGAACTTGAGCAGAAAACCTCAAACTGTGATATTTGTTGGCAATTTCTTTAAACAGGTTTTGGTCTATTAATCCAATATGAAGAAGTATCTCTCCAGTCTTCTCAGTTAAAAAACAAGGTTTTTCTTCCACTtctcaaaaaaatataaaaatgagatGTATTCTCACTTCCTtacctaaaaaaaaattattgaacttATTGAAATTAAACTAATGTCTCTTGATATATTATTCCATTGATATTCAAATCATGATACAATTTTCATGTTCTTGAATTGTCTCTTTCAATTTTTTTAGGTTCATGTTCTACTCCAGCAAAAGATCTTTCACAATTACATACACATATAGGGCAAATAATCTCAATACCACTTCTTTTTTCTTTCAATTTGTTTCATGTACTTTTTCCAACTCGAGTAGTTGATTAAGTCATCAAAATTCACTTCTATTAAATGTGTTCATATCAACTACGTTGATTCATCATTATGCCATCTATCCCCAAGTCCAGCATAATAATACAGTTTGATATTCCATCTAAGTGGCATGAGTCGCATGACTTCTTTCAGAGATGATTAGTCATCTTTCTCAAGCTCTCCACTCAAGCTTGGTTTCTCTCTTTCTTATATTTGTTTTTGGTTTGTTGAATACttatatcaatttaatttaattattaaatttaatttagttattAAACTATTTCAAGGATTGGAGCCGTGACATATTAGTATCAAACAACTTCCGAGACAGAACATGAACAGACACTTTTTGTTCTAATGTAAAGAGAAGGATAAGGCATTTGTTCCAAAAAGcttcaaaagaaagaaagaaaaacattGATTaactaaagaaaatataaggataagaGATTTATATCCAACatctttagaaaaaaaaaaacagaactaTAGAGAAAGATAAGACATGTTTGCTAGATTCTGGGAAGCATTCTACAATACACTTAACGATTTGGCAGCAAAGGCAAGAGGCCTATTAAAACGAATGTAACTAGTATTGCACTAATATCAACCAGAAAAGTAAAGTATAGCTCATATGAAGTATACTTGCCACTTTTTATTTCGGATTTACTTGCATTTCTTGAGACACCAAGGATAGAATAGAAATCCTGCAACAAATGACAATGAaattacaataaataaaaactaacAGAGATAAATTTGATCAACAGACTTTTTTCCTGGTCAACTTTCAAAAAGTTAAAAATCAAATGTTACTTACAGATTCAGCTCTAACGACAATTTCTGCCCTCCTATTACGCCTAGTATTTAGGTGTGGGCTGGAATTGTACAGAGCAGATGAAGATATTTGACCAAGAAAACTGGCTCGTGACGATGACAGACTGTTCCTTGATGTAAGACTGATACTAGAAAGAGACAGTGTAAGACAGAAAGTCAGCTTAAATGCAGACTGCAAAGATGACATGAAGGTTTTTCCCGATCGAGATTAACTACATAATAAAAGGAAAACCAAGCAAGAGAAGGAAGGTATCAACCCTCTAGCTATGTTTTTTGTCCATACAAAAATAGGATAAAACCATGACCACTTGTCAGTTGTACACGTCAACAAAGAATCATGCCTCAAAACAGGATACTTACCAATTGAAGGTGAATTATAATTCATGCGCAACATAGAGCTTACCTCGTGCTCCATATTAATGTTATTTAGCTAATCATTTGCCTTGAAGACTTGAACAGTTAGCATCAATATATATCTTGATATTGTAATACTGCAATCAGGATTGACCCCAAGACCAACTTAAATACAGATATGTTTTTCCTAAATGTAGACAATACTAGCAGCACCTGATCTTGTCCTTGATACCATGTCAAAGATGATCGATTGACTATTTATCTCAAAATCTAGGTTTGTTAGGAAGGGAACCGATTTATGAATTTACATCTATTTACCTGGCAACACGAGGGCAATTGGGAACTAACTGAAGTATTATTCCCCACTAAATCCCTTTTATGTGCATGTCTGTTCGCACATATTGGCTCTACATATCCCCTCATACAGATTGGTTCTATGTTCGCTGTGAGTGATGTGCATGCCAAATCTTATGGTTTAGTGTTTTAAAACCATCATTGATTTAGCATCATGTTTTGTCTTAGGAAAGGATTCTCTCATTAATAAGAGATGGATCCTAAGTCTTAAAATCAACCACTCTAAGGATGTGGGATAATTAGACTAATCTTAGGGCATTTAATCTCATGTCTCAAGTTACTGGTGAGCCTCACACATACAAATTGGCCACAAGATACTTTGAAATTGTCTACAGGATCATTGAAGTGAGAAGGGGATTCCACACTCATTGATCACTCTATTACCATAATTATAGGCACAAGTTTATTGAATTAGATGTTCAAGGGGCATAGTTTGGCCAACAAGCTAAAAGTGGTTGGTACTCTAAAATTGTATTTGACATGAACCGATCACCTAAACCACAAAGGTTATGCCCTAAATTATAGTTGGGTTATATATAAAGCTTAATCCCAAAAGTAATGTAGTAGTATTCAGATATAACAAGTTGTCATTAATTTCGTGAGGTTGAGGAAATGATGGTttagatagagaaaagaaatatcCATATGCAAGTTCCAATAACTAGTTGGGGAGTTATAGGTCAAAAGGTAAAAAGATGCTCCAAAATATCAGGTATTTGGCCTAGAAATTTGAACGTAGTAAATTTTGCCAAAAAGAAACACTACATGTGACAAAAGCACATAGAGATGAAATAGCAAGAGTTACCCAGTTTGGAGTGTGAGCGCCGTGTAAGAAAAACAGATCTTGACTCCTGGAGATGCACTTCTTAATATTACTTGAGGTTGCAGTCCAAATTGAGGCACTAGAATGTTTCTACATGGGACGGTTGTCATTGTATTGAGCAACTTCAAGCTTCTATCTTCCCGCTGTACGACAACAAATTAATCGTCACATTTCTTGTAAATAAGAGAACAAATCTAAAATacataagaaaaaaaggaaaaaagtgaCAATTGACCAAGACTGTGTCACCAAATCTGTAAATCATAGTAGTTTATCAGCACAAGAAGTAGTATATTAATTAGTTTTTGCAACTATGTCAAAAAACTATAAACATATCGGACTAAAGAGAATTCAGAATGTAGATACTTTGTTGTCCAATAGGCAAATCCATGCCAGGTAAAAGAAGACAGGCGGAATTTCTCAAACTTTAACCAGATATCATGCTCTACCACTACATTACAAGTTCGTAACAGGTCAAAACCTAACCATTCCATAAATCCAATATTCTCCAACCTCCATCAACTGGATATCAACCAAACTCATTGTAAGCTAACGAATCCACACCAGCCTGCCTTAAGGAGAAATCTGCATATCGACCCAGAAAGGAATCACTACTATCTATAGGCATCCTTCTCTCCACTCAACCCAGTACGCTAAATCTTCCACATATGAACCAAAAACACATCTTTAACGCGCTTCCTTTTAAACtatcaggaaacaactcaatGTCTTCGGCTAGCTTTTTTTTTTCAGAACCAAAATACTCCGAATAGACATCACGACGCGCAAACAGGAAAAGCATTCGAAATATCTTCCAAGACGAGGAAGAAAATCCAATCATTGCCCACGGTGACGGCGATTGTTTCTTCTCAgataggaaagagaaaaaaaaaagacaaaaggAATTCTAGAAAGCGTCATCAGAAGAATTCGGGAGGGGAAAATAGTTCTAGATAAGAAAAATATTTCTCACATGTGCCGGCGGCGGCGGCAGAAGAAGGAAGCGGAGGTCGTTCTTTTTCCGCCCTCTCGCGTTCCACTCGCGGTCACGAGGGGAAGCGATAAGAGAGCGTGGCGGCTTGTGTGCGGGTTAGGGATCGTGGCGGCGTCTTGGGTACGCCAAATTGCACGACGTCCGTCGAATTTGGGACCCaattaatttgtaattaaaattatattaatagcAGATAGAAGACAAGTCAATATATGCATTACCCCTAAGGAGCATCTCACATGATAGCGCTGACCGATCAGCCGCTCGCCGATGGGAGATAGTCTGGCACACTCAAATCCTGCTTAGCCCTGCCAGGCGTGACAGCTGGCTCGCCACTTCAAGGAAAGCTCACCGCCGAAACAGAGGAGAAAAAAATGCCCAATGTTTAGTTtgttaatatttaaaattgataAACCTAATTAGCAGGAACATTCTGTTTTGCCTTTCAGTATTAGGTGGCATAAATTCTAAATTTGATGACAAGCATGAAGTAGCAGCAATAAGCTGGATAAGCATTGATTAACTTGCTTACTGGATCAATGATTATGGTACAAGTCTTCATGTCAAGCATAAAAATTGGCGCTTTCTAGTCAAGCGTTCTGTTTTACCTTTCAGTATGAGGTGACAGAAATTCTAAATTGGATGACAAGAATGAAGTAGCAGTGGTAAGCTGGATAAGCATTGATTAACCTGCTGCTTGAATGATAATGGTACAAATCTTCACGAAAAGCATAAAAAATTGACACTTTCTATGGGGTCATACTTCACTAATATCAATCACATCATTTATTTTAAATGCACATGATGCTCCTGAATTCATAATATAGTCCAAACTTCCATAACCCAGATTAAGTACCACATTGCAACTTAATGTGATTATAATTCTTAaacacaaaatatttttttatttgtttttctgaAAGCAGTATACTATCTTCTATTTCATGATTTTGAACAAATAACACACACACTCCAACCCTAACAAGTCAACAACAACCATCATAAATGTTGCCATTTAACACATAAAACACACTTTACACTCACTTATTGACATCAGGATGATAACTCCTAGCAAGCTTCCTGTATGCTGCACGACAACAAAACAAGCACCATCTTAGTAGTTAATTGTAGATAAATTGTTTACGGCAATAGATAAATTTGGGATAAGAAGAGTTCAATGACGAAAAGACTAGGAGATAGTTCGCTAAAGTACAAGTTATCTTGTAGTCTTAAGCATGGCGATGTGCCAATATATTAATAAAACATTATCACCATGCTACAGTTAGAAGACCAAACGAGACCTAAAATCTTACATACTTAGCATAAGGCTCTGCCCTGCAAGTTGAATTACATAGGCTTGCAAACTCAACTGATTTTTCTTGTTTTTTGAGGATGCAACCTCTAATGGACACTTTCTAAATATTCTAGTATTTAAAGTATATTTTTTTCAGATAATGAGTATACCTTTATCACAtgataaaatatctcttttccaTAAACATCAACTGTCAAAATAGTTTGGGATTGTTTACGATCAGATGTAACatcctttgattttgtatatctCAAAAGCCAAAAGTATCCATAAATTACAAATGATATTGGTAGGAGTTCTATCTCAACAGTCAACATTATCTAAGAGCCTGAATCTGCAACCAGATCCTATTATATAACAGCAATCAGAACTTGAGCAGAAAACCTCAAACTGTGATATTTGTTGGCAATTTCTTTAAACAGGTTTTGGTCTATTAATCCAATATGAAGAAGTATCTCTCCAGTCTTCTCAGTTAAAAAACAAGGTTTTTCTTCCACTtctcaaaaaaatataaaaatgagatGTATTCTCACTTCCTtacctaaaaaaaaattattgaacttATTGAAATTAAACTAATGTCTCTTGATATATTATTCCATTGATATTCAAATCATGATACAATTTTCATGTTCTTGAATTGTCTCTTTCAATTTTTTTAGGTTCATGTTCTACTCCAGCAAAAGATCTTTCACAATTACATACACATATAGGGCAAATAATCTCAATACCACTTCTTTTTTCTTTCAATTTGTTTCATGTACTTTTTCCAACTCGAGTAGTTGATTAAGTCATCAAAATTCACTTCTATTAAATGTGTTCATATCAACTACGTTGATTCATCATTATGCCATCTATCCCCAAGTCCAGCATAATAATACAGTTTGATATTCCATCTAAGTGGCATGAGTCGCATGACTTCTTTCAGAGATGATTAGTCATCTTTCTCAAGCTCTCCACTCAAGCTTGGTTTCTCTCTTTCTTATATTTGTTTTTGGTTTGTTGAATACttatatcaatttaatttaattattaaatttaatttagttattAAACTATTTCAAGGATTGGAGC
Coding sequences within it:
- the LOC122014552 gene encoding chaperone protein dnaJ A7A, chloroplastic-like isoform X1, whose protein sequence is MSLVDIQLMEVGEYWIYGMREDRSLKLLNTMTTVPCRNILVPQFGLQPQVILRSASPGVKICFSYTALTLQTGISLTSRNSLSSSRASFLGQISSSALYNSSPHLNTRRNRRAEIVVRAESDFYSILGVSRNASKSEIKSAYRKLARSYHPDVNKESGAEQKFKEISNAYEVLADNEKKSLYDKYGEAGLKGADMGMGDFNNPFDLFESLFEGMGGMGGTRGARNRPMQGDDEGYNLVLNFKDAIFGVEKDIEVTRLESCGTCNGSGAKPGTKTRKCRTCGGQGQVVSSARTPLGVFQQVMTCSTCDGTGEYSTPCSTCNGDGCVRKTKKISLKVPPGVDSGSRLRVRSEGNAGRRGGPPGDLYVFIEVRSDPVLKREGTNILYDCKVSYIDAILGTTMNVPTVDGSIDLKIPAGTQPGSTLVMAKKGVPYLGKRNNRGDQLVRVQVEIPKRLSSEERKLIEELADLNKSKTANSRR
- the LOC122014552 gene encoding chaperone protein dnaJ A7A, chloroplastic-like isoform X3 codes for the protein MTTVPCRNILVPQFGLQPQVILRSASPGVKICFSYTALTLQTGISLTSRNSLSSSRASFLGQISSSALYNSSPHLNTRRNRRAEIVVRAESDFYSILGVSRNASKSEIKSAYRKLARSYHPDVNKESGAEQKFKEISNAYEVLADNEKKSLYDKYGEAGLKGADMGMGDFNNPFDLFESLFEGMGGMGGTRGARNRPMQGDDEGYNLVLNFKDAIFGVEKDIEVTRLESCGTCNGSGAKPGTKTRKCRTCGGQGQVVSSARTPLGVFQQVMTCSTCDGTGEYSTPCSTCNGDGCVRKTKKISLKVPPGVDSGSRLRVRSEGNAGRRGGPPGDLYVFIEVRSDPVLKREGTNILYDCKVSYIDAILGTTMNVPTVDGSIDLKIPAGTQPGSTLVMAKKGVPYLGKRNNRGDQLVRVQVEIPKRLSSEERKLIEELADLNKSKTANSRR
- the LOC122014552 gene encoding chaperone protein dnaJ A7A, chloroplastic-like isoform X2, which codes for MSLVDIQLMEVGEYWIYGMREDRSLKLLNTMTTVPCRNILVPQFGLQPQVILRSASPGVKICFSYTALTLQTGLTSRNSLSSSRASFLGQISSSALYNSSPHLNTRRNRRAEIVVRAESDFYSILGVSRNASKSEIKSAYRKLARSYHPDVNKESGAEQKFKEISNAYEVLADNEKKSLYDKYGEAGLKGADMGMGDFNNPFDLFESLFEGMGGMGGTRGARNRPMQGDDEGYNLVLNFKDAIFGVEKDIEVTRLESCGTCNGSGAKPGTKTRKCRTCGGQGQVVSSARTPLGVFQQVMTCSTCDGTGEYSTPCSTCNGDGCVRKTKKISLKVPPGVDSGSRLRVRSEGNAGRRGGPPGDLYVFIEVRSDPVLKREGTNILYDCKVSYIDAILGTTMNVPTVDGSIDLKIPAGTQPGSTLVMAKKGVPYLGKRNNRGDQLVRVQVEIPKRLSSEERKLIEELADLNKSKTANSRR